The following coding sequences are from one Eptesicus fuscus isolate TK198812 chromosome 7, DD_ASM_mEF_20220401, whole genome shotgun sequence window:
- the C1S gene encoding complement C1s subcomponent, protein MDKLLTMWCIVLFSILPWVYAEPTMYGEILSPNYPQAYPNEVEKTWDIEVPEGYGIHLYFTHLDIELSENCDYDSVQIISGGIEEGKICGQRTSKNPNSPIVEEFQVPSNQLQVIFKSDFSNEERFTGFAAYYVAVDINECTDFADAPCSHFCNNFIGGYFCSCPPEYFLHDDMKNCGVNCSGNVFTELIGEITSPNYPNPYPENSRCEYQILLEQGFQVVVTVRREDFDVEPADSEGTCVDSLVFVTRDQQFGPYCGNGFPGPLNIEANSNVLDIIFQTDQTGQQKGWKLRYRGDPIPCAKEVTANSVWEPQKEKYVFKDVVKITCLEGFEVVQGSDSLTYFYSTCQSNGKWSNSKLKCEPVDCGSPDPIQNGKVEEPEDTLFGSVARYTCEEPYYYMANEESGEYHCAGNGSWVNDVLGTELPQCVPVCGIPSEPFTGGKQRIFGGSFADIKSFPWQVYFANPRAGGALIDEYWVLTAAHVVDKNRNPEMYVGSTSVNRDERKNSQMLIPERVIIHPGWTFLDDPETRRNFDNDIALIRLKDPVKMGPTVSLICLPGNSSEYNPSVRDLGLISGWGRTEQRDHVVKLRGARLPIAPLQKCQEVKVTNPRVDVKTYVFTDNMICAGGEKGVDSCEGDSGGALVLQDPNENNPKFYVAGLVSWGPQCGTYGIYTRVKNYIDWIKNTMQENSTPSMD, encoded by the exons ATGGACAAATTGCTAACAATGTG gtgcaTTGTCCTGTTTTCCATTTTGCCATGGGTTTATGCTGAGCCTACTATGTATGGGGAGATACTGTCCCCTAACTATCCTCAGGCATACCCCAATGAGGTAGAGAAAACTTGGGATATAGAAGTTCCTGAAGGGTATGGGATCCATCTCTACTTCACCCATCTGGACATAGAGCTGTCAGAGAACTGCGACTATGACTCGGTGCAG ATAATATCAGGAGGCATTGAAGAAGGGAAAATCTGCGGACAGAGGACCAGCAAGAATCCCAACTCCCCAATCGTGGAAGAGTTCCAAGTCCCATCTAATCAACTCCAGGTGATCTTTAAGTCAGACTTCTCCAATGAAGAGCGTTTCACTGGGTTTGCTGCATACTATGTTGCCGTAG ATATTAATGAGTGCACAGACTTTGCAGATGCCCCTTGTAGCCACTTCTGCAACAACTTCATTGGTGGTTActtctgctcctgccccccagaATACTTCCTCCATGATGATATGAAAAATTGTGGAG tcAATTGCAGTGGGAATGTGTTCACTGAACTGATTGGGGAGATCACAAGTCCCAATTATCCTAATCCATACCCAGAGAATTCAAGGTGTGAATATCAGATCCTGTTGGAGCAGGGTTTCCAAGTGGTGGTGACGGTGCGGAGAGAAGATTTTGATGTGGAACCAGCTGACTCAGAGGGCACCTGCGTTGACAGTTTAGTT TTTGTAACAAGAGACCAGCAATTTGGTCCTTACTGTGGAAATGGATTCCCTGGGCCACTAAATATTGAGGCCAATAGTAATGTCCTTGATATCATCTTTCAAACTGACCAAACAGGGCAGCAAAAGGGCTGGAAACTTCGTTATCGTGGAGATC CAATCCCCTGTGCTAAAGAAGTCACTGCCAATTCTGTTTGGGAGCCTCAGAAGGAAAAATATGTGTTCAAAGATGTGGTGAAGATAACCTGTCTGGAGGGGTTCGAAGTTGTACAG GGAAGTGATAGCTTGACATATTTCTATTCTACTTGTCAAAGCAATGGAAAGTGGAGTAATTCCAAACTGAAGTGTGAAC CTGTGGACTGTGGCTCTCCTGATCCCATTCAGAATGGTAAAGTCGAAGAACCAGAAGATACTTTATTTGGTTCTGTTGCTCGCTACACTTGTGAGGAGCCATATTACTACATGGCGAATGAAGAAAgtg GGGAGTATCACTGTGCTGGAAACGGGAGCTGGGTGAATGATGTGCTGGGCACAGAGCTGCCACAATGTGTTCCAG TCTGTGGAATTCCCAGTGAGCCCTTTACAGGAGGAAAACAGAGGATATTTGGAGGATCTTTTGCAGATATTAAAAGTTTCCCCTGGCAAGTCTACTTTGCAAACCCACGGGCTGGTGGGGCTCTCATTGATGAGTATTGGGTGCTGACAGCTGCCCATGTTGTGGATAAAAACCGGAATCCAGAAATGTATGTTGGGTCTACCTCAGTGAATCGTGATGAACGGAAAAATTCCCAGATGCTCATTCCTGAACGTGTGATTATTCATCCGGGTTGGACCTTCCTAGACGACCCGGAAACACGGAGGAATTTTGACAATGACATTGCGCTGATACGGCTTAAAGACCCAGTGAAAATGGGACCCACTGTGTCCCTTATCTGCCTGCCAGGCAACTCCTCAGAATACAACCCCTCAGTGAGAGACCTGGGACTGATTTCAGGTTGGGGCAGAACAGAACAAAGAGATCACGTTGTAAAGCTCAGAGGGGCAAGGCTACCCATTGCTCCTTTACAAAAGTGCCAGGAGGTGAAGGTAACAAATCCGCGAGTGGATGTAAAAACCTATGTTTTCACTGACAACATGATCTGTGCTGGAGGAGAGAAAGGTGTTGATAGCTGTGaaggggacagtgggggggccCTTGTTCTACAGGACCCCAATGAAAATAATCCCAAATTCTATGTAGCTGGCTTGGTGTCCTGGGGCCCCCAATGTGGCACCTATGGGATCTATACACGAGTGAAGAACTACATTGACTGGATAAAGAATACTATGCAGGAAAATAGTACCCCCAGTATGGACTAA